From the genome of Abditibacteriaceae bacterium, one region includes:
- a CDS encoding phytanoyl-CoA dioxygenase family protein, which translates to MSVLAPAHSNDVDVSHLPLDSDYAVSPNDVESYTRDGHILLREVARPEEIAVYGPAISDATDRYKGEILPLEQRDTYGKAFWQIMNLWQRDAAVRRFTLAKRFAKIAADLMQVDGVRLYHDQALFKEANGGPTPWHQDQYYWPLDTDKTITLWMPLVDAAPEMGTLRFASGSWKDGYLGEFGISDESDRVFEKLVADNGYRLQEPQAMRAGDASFHSGWTLHAAPGNASPDMRSVMTVIYFADGTRVTRPDHAARKNDLKQWLPCLAPGDLAASELNPLVYSRNA; encoded by the coding sequence CCACTCGATTCTGATTACGCCGTTTCGCCAAACGATGTCGAAAGCTATACGCGCGACGGCCATATTTTGCTGCGCGAAGTGGCACGCCCCGAAGAAATCGCGGTTTACGGCCCCGCGATTTCCGACGCAACCGACCGATACAAAGGCGAAATTCTCCCTTTGGAGCAGCGCGACACTTACGGCAAAGCGTTCTGGCAAATTATGAATTTGTGGCAACGCGATGCCGCTGTGCGTCGCTTCACACTCGCAAAACGCTTTGCAAAAATCGCCGCCGATTTGATGCAGGTCGATGGCGTGCGATTGTATCACGACCAGGCGTTGTTTAAGGAAGCGAATGGCGGCCCGACACCGTGGCATCAGGATCAATATTACTGGCCGCTTGATACCGACAAAACGATTACGCTGTGGATGCCGCTCGTCGATGCCGCGCCCGAAATGGGAACGCTGCGATTTGCTTCGGGTTCGTGGAAAGACGGCTATCTCGGTGAATTTGGGATTTCTGATGAAAGCGACCGCGTGTTCGAGAAACTCGTTGCCGATAATGGCTATCGCTTGCAAGAACCGCAGGCGATGCGCGCCGGAGATGCCAGTTTTCATTCAGGCTGGACGCTTCATGCGGCGCCGGGTAATGCTTCGCCGGATATGCGCTCGGTGATGACGGTTATTTATTTCGCCGATGGCACGCGCGTGACGCGGCCCGATCATGCCGCTCGTAAAAACGATTTAAAGCAGTGGTTGCCGTGCCTCGCGCCGGGTGACCTCGCTGCGAGCGAATTAAATCCGCTGGTTTATTCGCGCAATGCGTAG
- a CDS encoding GNAT family N-acetyltransferase, with the protein MTIFQTPAYLAAYRRAFGAGKTFSRLTTRDGNDWGVAWLQTRGKVVRRLEWWGAGIHDVGGAALSGETGAALLWPKIEAAAHKTDGALLAQIEATSPLVNLARASGWQIVPAEPCPVATLAPTWDEYLAGLGKNRREQLRRYPKRLDKEFKVETELATEETVQTALSDLYRLHGKRWRARGQTGVLATPKRQQFHRALCAKLQRQDRLRLWTLRCDGYAVCVLLSYFYDKRYSFFIGGFEPDLMRWSVGTCLFARVLQHAISEGATEFDFLRGQEDYKYKLGAVDRNYVSLSWFAPTSRGKVLQRRIALEAAATHKIHLMFSAAHREPKANEPKK; encoded by the coding sequence ATGACAATTTTTCAAACTCCCGCTTATCTGGCGGCTTACCGGCGTGCGTTCGGCGCGGGCAAAACCTTTTCACGTCTCACGACGCGCGACGGCAACGATTGGGGCGTTGCGTGGCTGCAAACGCGGGGCAAAGTCGTGCGCCGTTTGGAATGGTGGGGCGCAGGAATCCACGACGTCGGCGGCGCGGCGTTGTCCGGTGAAACGGGGGCGGCTTTGCTCTGGCCCAAAATCGAGGCGGCGGCGCACAAAACAGACGGCGCATTACTCGCACAAATTGAAGCGACTTCACCTCTCGTGAATTTGGCGCGCGCGAGCGGCTGGCAAATCGTACCTGCCGAGCCGTGTCCGGTGGCGACGCTTGCGCCGACGTGGGACGAATATCTGGCGGGGCTAGGCAAGAATCGCCGCGAGCAACTGCGCCGCTACCCGAAACGGCTCGATAAAGAATTCAAAGTCGAAACCGAACTGGCGACCGAGGAAACGGTGCAAACAGCGCTTTCCGATTTGTATCGTCTGCACGGCAAACGCTGGCGCGCGCGCGGTCAAACCGGCGTGCTCGCCACGCCCAAACGCCAGCAGTTTCATCGCGCGTTGTGCGCCAAATTGCAACGCCAAGACCGCTTGCGATTATGGACTTTGCGCTGCGACGGCTACGCTGTTTGCGTCTTGCTCAGTTACTTTTATGACAAGCGTTATTCATTTTTCATCGGTGGCTTTGAACCGGATTTGATGCGTTGGAGCGTCGGAACGTGCTTGTTCGCGCGCGTCTTGCAACACGCGATTAGCGAAGGCGCAACCGAATTCGACTTTCTTCGTGGGCAGGAAGATTACAAATACAAACTCGGCGCTGTTGACCGCAATTACGTTTCGCTTTCGTGGTTTGCGCCGACCTCTCGTGGTAAAGTTCTGCAACGGCGAATTGCGCTTGAAGCGGCGGCAACCCACAAAATTCACCTGATGTTTTCTGCCGCGCATCGCGAGCCGAAAGCTAACGAACCAAAGAAATAA
- a CDS encoding HAD-IIA family hydrolase, whose translation MNEAFLSHLDAFIFDLDGVIWKGNAPIAGAVESVMRLRAAGKKCLYCTNNSRRTSAEFAGTLRALGIECDEDDVMTSATATALYVQSLFTGGCSAYVVGEEGLVQAIRRTGAIVMTSPIIPQRSDLHDNHGAVDCVIVGLDASFTYHKLRVAQRLIMGGARFIATNRDSTFPTPYGLVPGAGSIIAAIETATGTQPVTLGKPQPLMARLLIQKFGLDPARTAMIGDRLDTDIVSARRAQITAVFVATGVHSREMATRAKNEQKPDAIFDDLPALCDVIFAPGIAGTVESAAIGGALVAGAVVSGVALHETFSDETPLEAEPSPVAAEALGDDEFNLEPVVAQEPAKVLETPFALETQAEPAVEETLLEPETPSSFVLADSILETPADEALVLETAPAEDPAPLEFSFNDEVPVVAAEPETPAAPVADADYSFDFASALDDIDTVAPATNAATPEAPAAEAPMETATEEAQDEEKESVDGTKISADDKWWETLDNAV comes from the coding sequence ATGAATGAGGCTTTTCTGTCACATCTCGACGCGTTTATTTTCGATCTCGATGGCGTAATCTGGAAGGGCAACGCGCCGATTGCAGGCGCCGTAGAATCGGTAATGCGCCTGCGCGCGGCGGGCAAAAAATGCCTGTATTGCACCAACAATTCGCGGCGCACTTCGGCAGAATTCGCTGGCACACTGCGCGCGCTGGGTATCGAGTGCGACGAAGACGACGTGATGACTTCGGCAACGGCAACGGCGCTTTATGTGCAAAGCCTGTTTACCGGCGGCTGCTCGGCGTATGTTGTAGGTGAGGAAGGTTTGGTGCAGGCAATTCGCCGCACCGGCGCAATTGTTATGACTTCGCCGATTATTCCGCAGCGCAGCGATTTGCACGACAATCATGGCGCAGTCGATTGCGTTATCGTCGGGCTGGACGCCTCGTTTACCTATCATAAATTGCGCGTCGCGCAACGCCTGATTATGGGCGGCGCACGCTTCATTGCCACCAATCGCGACAGCACATTCCCGACGCCATACGGTCTGGTTCCCGGCGCGGGCAGCATCATCGCCGCGATTGAAACTGCAACGGGAACGCAACCGGTGACGCTCGGCAAACCGCAGCCGTTGATGGCGCGATTGCTGATTCAAAAGTTCGGCCTCGACCCGGCGCGCACCGCCATGATCGGCGACCGACTCGACACCGACATCGTTTCGGCGCGCCGCGCGCAAATCACAGCAGTTTTCGTCGCCACCGGCGTGCATTCCCGTGAAATGGCCACGCGCGCCAAAAACGAGCAAAAGCCCGACGCCATCTTTGATGATTTGCCGGCGCTGTGCGACGTTATTTTCGCTCCAGGCATTGCGGGTACGGTCGAATCCGCTGCAATCGGTGGCGCGTTGGTTGCCGGAGCGGTCGTTAGTGGAGTTGCGCTGCACGAAACCTTCAGCGACGAAACGCCACTCGAAGCCGAACCATCCCCTGTCGCGGCGGAAGCCTTGGGCGACGACGAGTTCAATTTAGAGCCGGTCGTCGCGCAGGAACCTGCCAAGGTTTTGGAGACGCCATTTGCACTCGAAACCCAGGCTGAGCCTGCCGTCGAAGAAACGCTTCTGGAGCCAGAGACTCCTTCTTCGTTCGTCTTAGCGGATTCAATTCTGGAAACTCCGGCGGATGAAGCACTCGTTCTTGAAACAGCTCCCGCCGAAGACCCGGCTCCACTTGAATTCAGCTTCAACGATGAAGTTCCTGTAGTGGCAGCAGAACCCGAAACACCGGCGGCACCTGTTGCAGACGCCGATTATTCCTTCGATTTTGCCTCCGCACTCGACGACATTGATACGGTTGCACCGGCAACCAATGCGGCGACGCCGGAAGCACCTGCTGCTGAAGCCCCGATGGAAACTGCGACCGAGGAAGCCCAAGATGAAGAGAAAGAATCGGTGGATGGCACCAAGATTTCCGCCGACGACAAATGGTGGGAAACGCTCGATAACGCCGTATAA
- a CDS encoding FAD-linked oxidase C-terminal domain-containing protein has protein sequence MTSSQLAELQSLIGARNVASSDADLMVYECDAFVAAKSRPQCVAFPTTTEQVAEVVRWARRHSFSVVPRGAGTGLAGGALSESDSIMVSLARMTKICEVDLPNRCALVEAGVVNSHLTQLVSPSGFCFAPDPSSGAACTIGGNIAANSGGPHTLKYGVTVNHTLGVELVTPDGEIVWLGGKVEGMPGFDLLGACVGSEGTFGIVTRAWVKLLPLPQKAHTLLAIFDDFDLGAQAVSDVIAAGIIPAALEMLDDVFLPCIEDAYHFGFPLDAKAILLIETDGLEEASEEESERAAEICLRSGAREVRRANTDKERKLLWAARKGAFGAIGRITPSYVTQDGVVPRSQIAAILKEIKEIAARHDVVCANVFHAGDGNLHPCILFDERDPTQLPRVMAAGEEMLRRCIDRGGSATGEHGIGIEKISLMEYAFSPDTLGAMHDIRAVFNPDNTFNPSKILPSSRGCVEVGKAFQTAREAGEQGSFMRRGAPV, from the coding sequence ATGACTTCTTCGCAGCTTGCCGAACTCCAAAGTCTCATTGGTGCGCGCAACGTCGCCTCCAGCGATGCCGATTTAATGGTTTACGAATGCGATGCCTTTGTCGCTGCCAAAAGCCGTCCGCAGTGCGTCGCGTTTCCGACAACAACCGAACAGGTCGCCGAAGTGGTGCGCTGGGCGCGGCGCCACAGTTTTTCGGTGGTGCCGCGTGGCGCGGGAACCGGACTCGCGGGCGGCGCATTGTCGGAAAGCGACAGCATTATGGTTTCGCTCGCGCGCATGACGAAAATCTGCGAAGTCGATTTGCCCAATCGCTGCGCGCTTGTCGAAGCTGGCGTTGTCAACAGTCACCTGACACAACTGGTTTCACCATCGGGCTTTTGCTTTGCGCCCGACCCGAGCAGCGGCGCCGCCTGCACCATCGGCGGGAACATCGCGGCGAACTCGGGCGGGCCGCACACGCTTAAATACGGCGTCACGGTGAATCACACGCTCGGCGTCGAACTGGTAACGCCCGATGGCGAAATCGTGTGGCTCGGCGGCAAAGTCGAAGGAATGCCCGGCTTCGATTTACTTGGTGCCTGCGTTGGAAGCGAAGGCACCTTCGGCATCGTGACACGCGCATGGGTGAAGCTATTGCCGTTGCCACAAAAGGCGCACACGCTGCTCGCGATTTTCGACGACTTCGACCTCGGCGCGCAAGCCGTTTCGGATGTTATCGCGGCGGGCATTATCCCGGCGGCGCTGGAAATGCTCGACGATGTATTTTTGCCTTGCATTGAAGACGCCTATCATTTTGGTTTTCCGCTCGATGCCAAAGCGATTCTGCTCATCGAAACCGACGGGCTGGAAGAAGCCAGCGAAGAAGAAAGCGAGCGTGCAGCAGAAATCTGCCTGCGCAGCGGCGCGCGCGAAGTGCGCCGCGCCAACACCGACAAAGAACGCAAGCTGTTGTGGGCCGCGCGCAAAGGCGCGTTCGGCGCGATTGGCCGGATTACGCCTTCGTATGTCACGCAAGATGGCGTGGTGCCGCGCTCACAAATCGCGGCCATTTTGAAAGAGATTAAGGAAATCGCCGCGCGCCACGATGTGGTTTGCGCCAACGTGTTTCATGCGGGCGACGGTAATTTGCATCCGTGCATTTTGTTCGACGAGCGCGACCCGACGCAATTGCCGCGCGTAATGGCGGCGGGCGAAGAAATGCTGCGCCGCTGCATCGACCGCGGCGGAAGCGCAACGGGCGAACACGGCATCGGCATCGAGAAAATCAGCCTGATGGAATACGCCTTTTCACCCGATACGCTTGGCGCGATGCACGATATTCGCGCGGTTTTTAATCCCGATAATACCTTTAATCCGTCGAAGATTTTGCCGTCGTCGCGCGGCTGCGTGGAAGTCGGGAAAGCGTTTCAAACCGCGCGCGAAGCAGGCGAGCAGGGGAGTTTCATGCGACGCGGCGCACCTGTATAA
- the tatC gene encoding twin-arginine translocase subunit TatC, producing MNETNKPQNPPPDEASGSEPQIVARTSARSATESTATTTSVGAAPLLTPTGADLSASDLSGADSFDVAESTPPLGLDVSADAPFEAFPNNAEPAGFEAAVQYEEEVHDKELDLLEHLGELRTRLLKSIAAVFVCLILTWQFRDALLAFFSKPIVIEIRRFGGKLVTSNPAEGFGLYLQITLAAAIILAIPIIIYQAWAFIEPALTRQERRYGATLVPFSIVLFFTGGALGFWLTPLFFRFFLQFQPPDSESYWSYGAAASLLAKMLLVFGVCFQVPVVTVFLNKIGLMSRNWMIEYWRHVVVVMFVIVAVITPTWDPLTLCAAAAPPCVLYGASIWLVKWL from the coding sequence ATGAACGAAACCAACAAACCACAAAATCCGCCGCCCGACGAGGCATCCGGGAGCGAACCCCAAATCGTGGCGCGCACGTCGGCGCGGTCGGCGACCGAAAGCACCGCGACAACGACTTCTGTGGGAGCCGCGCCGCTTCTCACGCCCACAGGTGCCGATTTATCGGCTTCAGATTTATCGGGAGCCGATTCTTTCGATGTCGCCGAAAGCACCCCGCCGCTTGGCCTCGATGTTTCAGCGGACGCGCCGTTTGAAGCCTTCCCCAACAACGCGGAGCCAGCGGGTTTTGAAGCGGCAGTGCAGTACGAAGAAGAAGTCCACGACAAAGAACTCGATTTGCTGGAGCATTTGGGTGAATTGCGCACGCGCTTGCTGAAATCGATTGCCGCTGTTTTCGTTTGCCTCATTTTGACGTGGCAATTTCGTGACGCCTTGCTGGCGTTTTTCTCGAAACCGATTGTCATCGAAATCCGGCGTTTTGGTGGCAAGCTCGTCACCAGCAATCCGGCGGAAGGCTTCGGATTGTATCTTCAAATTACCCTTGCCGCCGCGATTATTCTGGCGATTCCAATCATTATCTATCAGGCGTGGGCGTTCATCGAACCAGCCCTCACCCGACAAGAACGTCGTTACGGCGCGACTCTTGTACCATTTTCAATTGTCCTATTCTTCACGGGCGGCGCGCTGGGCTTCTGGCTCACGCCTCTCTTTTTCCGTTTTTTCCTGCAATTCCAGCCGCCAGATTCCGAATCATATTGGAGTTACGGCGCAGCCGCGAGTTTGCTGGCGAAAATGCTTCTGGTTTTCGGCGTCTGTTTTCAAGTTCCGGTTGTCACGGTGTTCCTCAATAAAATCGGGCTGATGTCGCGCAACTGGATGATCGAATACTGGCGTCATGTCGTCGTGGTGATGTTTGTCATCGTGGCGGTTATTACGCCAACGTGGGACCCCTTAACTTTGTGCGCCGCCGCTGCGCCACCATGCGTGCTTTACGGCGCTTCGATTTGGCTTGTCAAATGGTTGTAA
- a CDS encoding A/G-specific adenine glycosylase, whose protein sequence is MTFPFSDFSRLLATWFQTAQRDLPWRRPENASDGYRVLVSEMMLQQTTVAAATGFYTRFLARFPDIETLAAAPLDDVLAVWAGLGYYARARYLHAMAQTVIANGGTFPRDLESIQKLPGVGRYTAGAVASIAFDIPAPIVDANVARVFSRIFLVEGDLKKSENSARLWHYAEAVVVSGATQKIAPSQLNPALMELGALICIPRNPRCDVCPVESFCGARRENRQDELPFVLPKTAPTELNDVCVRLVSTVEIGCPPRSEAESGRADTCFWLRQRSHEKGIWWRGMWELPRTTRRDGETDADAVGRLLREELKIENFSIEEKVQTIKHGVTTFRIMLNCYQVRIAETPDAQRFSLEASEALAMPSTMRRLVRILANDAIEPRQPSLF, encoded by the coding sequence GTGACGTTTCCCTTCTCCGACTTCTCGCGTCTCCTTGCGACATGGTTCCAAACTGCGCAGCGCGATTTGCCCTGGCGCCGCCCGGAAAACGCAAGCGATGGCTACCGCGTTCTGGTTTCGGAAATGATGCTGCAGCAAACAACGGTGGCTGCCGCGACAGGGTTTTACACTCGTTTTCTCGCCCGCTTCCCCGATATTGAAACGCTCGCAGCGGCTCCACTCGACGATGTTTTAGCGGTCTGGGCCGGTCTGGGCTATTACGCGAGAGCGCGCTATCTTCACGCGATGGCGCAGACCGTTATCGCAAACGGCGGCACTTTTCCCCGTGATTTGGAAAGCATTCAAAAACTTCCCGGCGTCGGGCGTTATACGGCGGGAGCGGTTGCCAGCATCGCGTTCGATATTCCCGCGCCGATTGTCGATGCCAACGTCGCGCGCGTGTTTTCGCGTATTTTTCTGGTCGAAGGCGACTTGAAGAAATCGGAGAACAGCGCGCGATTGTGGCACTACGCTGAGGCTGTTGTCGTGTCGGGCGCAACACAAAAAATCGCGCCATCTCAACTCAATCCGGCGCTCATGGAACTCGGCGCGCTGATTTGTATTCCTCGAAATCCGCGCTGCGACGTGTGTCCTGTGGAGTCGTTTTGTGGTGCGCGACGCGAAAACCGCCAGGACGAATTACCGTTCGTTTTGCCAAAAACCGCGCCAACTGAATTGAACGATGTTTGCGTCCGTTTGGTGAGTACGGTCGAAATCGGGTGCCCACCGCGCAGCGAAGCGGAAAGCGGAAGGGCGGATACTTGCTTCTGGTTGCGGCAGCGTTCACACGAAAAGGGAATTTGGTGGCGCGGCATGTGGGAATTGCCGCGCACAACGCGCCGCGACGGAGAAACCGACGCCGATGCCGTTGGGCGTTTGCTGCGCGAAGAATTAAAGATCGAGAATTTCAGCATCGAAGAAAAAGTCCAAACGATTAAACACGGCGTGACGACATTCCGCATCATGCTCAACTGCTATCAGGTGCGCATTGCCGAAACACCCGACGCGCAACGGTTTTCCCTCGAAGCGAGCGAAGCCCTGGCAATGCCTTCGACGATGCGCCGTTTGGTGCGCATCCTCGCCAACGATGCGATTGAACCGCGCCAGCCTTCGCTTTTTTGA
- a CDS encoding GAF domain-containing sensor histidine kinase — translation MSLMAEQTEIETLRAELRLRERQIEAIRRVSQALFAHSARGDKGIDDMLCRILSSAIEVLEADVGSIQLYDEATDSLVFRCVLDPHAERLQDQSYPATQGIGGAVFQSGQGRITHRALEQDGFNRSIDELTGYHTESLLTVPLRRLDEIRDDGSAPKACLGVMQVLNARHRFNEGDLAVLETLGAQSATAIETVRMSAEARRAELVNVIGDIAHDIKNMLTPMESGALTLHSLVEDALQEIPAKGHAAEMLEENYGWILEGAVESALRVQTRTRELADAIKGELAPPNFEEGNVNQVVHHVLRALRPVAETKDIVLRDACGEEALQACFDHKQLFNALYNLVNNAIPETPAGGEICVETRADEENFWLHVRDTGCGMEPEVRAKLFSDAAISTKPGGTGLGTRIVAGVVARHGGTIEVKSDVGEGTEFILRLPRTQAPKGCDQLQQEIRDRAKLSS, via the coding sequence ATGAGCTTAATGGCCGAACAAACCGAAATCGAGACGCTGCGGGCAGAATTACGATTGCGCGAACGCCAGATCGAAGCGATTCGGCGCGTGTCGCAGGCGCTGTTCGCGCACAGCGCGCGGGGCGATAAAGGCATCGACGATATGCTGTGTCGCATTTTGTCGTCGGCGATTGAAGTGCTCGAAGCCGATGTTGGCTCGATTCAGCTTTACGACGAAGCCACCGACAGTCTGGTGTTTCGCTGCGTTCTCGATCCGCACGCCGAACGCTTGCAAGACCAGAGCTATCCGGCGACGCAGGGCATCGGTGGCGCGGTTTTTCAGTCGGGGCAAGGGCGCATTACGCATCGCGCCTTGGAGCAAGACGGATTTAATCGTTCCATCGACGAACTCACCGGTTATCACACCGAAAGCTTGCTCACCGTGCCTCTGCGCCGGTTAGACGAAATCAGAGACGACGGTAGCGCGCCCAAAGCGTGTCTCGGCGTGATGCAGGTTCTCAATGCCCGCCATCGCTTTAACGAGGGCGACCTGGCCGTTTTGGAAACGCTGGGCGCGCAAAGCGCCACCGCCATCGAAACGGTTCGCATGAGTGCCGAAGCACGCCGCGCCGAACTGGTGAATGTTATCGGCGACATCGCTCACGACATTAAAAATATGCTGACGCCGATGGAAAGCGGCGCGCTCACGCTGCACAGTCTGGTCGAGGACGCTCTTCAGGAAATTCCGGCCAAAGGCCACGCAGCCGAGATGCTGGAAGAAAATTACGGCTGGATTCTGGAGGGCGCGGTCGAATCGGCACTGCGTGTCCAAACACGCACAAGGGAACTGGCCGACGCCATCAAAGGCGAACTCGCGCCGCCGAATTTCGAAGAAGGCAATGTCAACCAAGTTGTGCATCATGTGTTGCGCGCGCTGCGGCCTGTTGCTGAAACAAAAGATATCGTGCTGCGCGACGCCTGCGGGGAGGAAGCACTTCAGGCATGTTTCGACCACAAGCAGCTTTTCAACGCGCTTTATAATCTTGTCAACAATGCGATTCCGGAAACTCCGGCGGGCGGCGAAATTTGTGTCGAAACGCGCGCGGATGAAGAAAACTTCTGGCTCCATGTGCGCGACACCGGCTGCGGAATGGAACCCGAAGTGCGCGCCAAACTTTTCAGTGATGCAGCAATTTCCACCAAACCCGGCGGCACCGGTTTAGGAACGCGCATTGTAGCGGGTGTCGTTGCGCGACACGGCGGCACTATCGAAGTAAAAAGCGATGTCGGTGAAGGAACCGAATTCATTCTCCGGTTGCCGCGCACTCAGGCTCCCAAAGGGTGCGACCAGCTCCAACAAGAGATTCGTGATCGGGCAAAACTCTCGTCGTGA
- a CDS encoding SDR family oxidoreductase, whose amino-acid sequence MNLFDLKGQTAVVLGATGALGGAMAQTLAEAGASVAVLGRNEERGSQRVKEIESAGGSAWFQSADALDKSSLESARDAILAKSGRIDILVNAAGGNNPAATLPPGREFAELDLDGWQQVFDLNLVGGVLLPCQVFAQPMLEAQRGSILNIASMAGMIPLSRVVAYSAAKAGVINLTKFLAREWAARNVRVNALSPGFFPAEQNRALLFNEDGSYTERGGQIIGHTPMARFGRAEELAGATLWLASNAASSFVTGQNIVVDGGFSSVTI is encoded by the coding sequence ATGAATCTTTTTGACTTGAAAGGCCAGACGGCTGTTGTTTTGGGCGCAACCGGCGCACTCGGTGGCGCAATGGCGCAGACCCTCGCGGAAGCGGGAGCGAGCGTCGCGGTTTTGGGTCGCAACGAAGAACGCGGCAGTCAACGCGTGAAAGAAATCGAAAGCGCAGGCGGAAGCGCCTGGTTCCAAAGTGCTGACGCGCTGGATAAAAGCAGTCTCGAAAGCGCACGCGACGCGATTCTGGCGAAAAGCGGGCGCATCGATATTCTGGTGAATGCGGCGGGCGGCAATAATCCGGCGGCGACGCTTCCACCGGGACGCGAGTTTGCCGAACTTGATCTCGATGGTTGGCAGCAGGTTTTCGACCTCAACCTCGTTGGTGGCGTGTTGCTGCCGTGTCAGGTTTTCGCACAGCCAATGCTCGAAGCCCAGCGCGGCAGCATCCTCAACATCGCATCGATGGCGGGCATGATTCCGCTTTCGCGCGTCGTTGCTTACAGCGCCGCCAAAGCAGGCGTGATTAACCTCACGAAATTTCTCGCACGCGAATGGGCGGCGCGCAATGTCCGCGTCAATGCACTTTCGCCGGGCTTCTTCCCCGCTGAACAGAACCGCGCGTTGCTTTTCAACGAAGATGGCAGTTACACCGAACGCGGCGGTCAAATCATCGGGCATACGCCGATGGCGCGTTTTGGCCGCGCCGAAGAACTCGCTGGCGCAACGCTATGGCTCGCTTCGAATGCGGCTTCGAGTTTTGTCACGGGGCAGAATATCGTCGTTGATGGTGGCTTTTCTTCCGTCACAATTTAA
- a CDS encoding Gfo/Idh/MocA family oxidoreductase: MTPYSLGQVGVGGYARNHITALQTLQRSGLCRLIAVSDPFLPSHPTVARALEAQGITLHTDMDAMLAKETLDAVFIATPIQLHAPQILAALRAGLGVYLEKPPCATLAELDAMREAQANSTVRVGFQMQSSPALRWIKRELLAGRWGSINGVDSSIRWPRADAYYERSPWAAKWTADGAPVFDGPATNALSHVVFAALFLCGQNENQVGEPLRVRGSLRRARPIESYDSSFIEAEMPRGVRLRLLFTHASEKHDDAALWLDCEKARIRLDWGNSVRVEWRNGETESADFFHDNAVAAAGDFLQALGGERGLLPTLDDVRPYVLLTCGALQSSNGARDFSDVSSVGEGPNRIFTVAGLDEQMETFAADATHAPPLFDIENSPWIDAADVAPHLTI, from the coding sequence ATGACACCTTATTCTCTTGGACAAGTCGGTGTGGGCGGTTACGCACGCAATCACATTACAGCGCTGCAAACTCTGCAGCGCAGCGGACTGTGCCGCCTCATCGCCGTATCCGACCCGTTTTTGCCGTCGCATCCCACTGTTGCGCGCGCGCTCGAAGCGCAGGGAATCACGCTTCACACGGATATGGACGCGATGCTCGCGAAAGAAACCCTCGACGCCGTTTTTATTGCCACACCGATTCAACTTCACGCCCCGCAAATTCTGGCTGCGCTGCGTGCAGGTTTGGGTGTTTATCTCGAAAAACCGCCTTGCGCGACTCTCGCCGAACTAGACGCAATGCGCGAGGCACAGGCGAATTCGACCGTACGTGTCGGGTTCCAAATGCAAAGCAGTCCTGCGCTGCGCTGGATCAAACGTGAACTGCTCGCCGGTCGCTGGGGCTCGATTAACGGCGTGGATTCCAGTATTCGCTGGCCGCGCGCCGACGCTTATTATGAGCGCTCGCCCTGGGCCGCGAAATGGACCGCCGATGGTGCGCCGGTGTTCGACGGCCCTGCAACCAACGCGCTTTCTCACGTTGTTTTCGCAGCGTTGTTTCTGTGCGGACAAAACGAAAATCAAGTAGGTGAACCTTTGCGCGTTCGTGGCTCGCTGCGTCGGGCGCGTCCGATTGAAAGCTATGACAGTTCGTTTATCGAAGCCGAAATGCCACGCGGCGTGCGGCTGAGGCTCCTCTTCACCCACGCCAGCGAGAAGCACGACGACGCGGCCCTGTGGCTCGATTGCGAAAAAGCGCGCATTCGTCTCGACTGGGGCAACTCGGTTCGCGTCGAATGGCGCAACGGCGAAACCGAAAGCGCCGATTTCTTTCACGACAACGCAGTGGCTGCGGCTGGCGATTTTCTTCAAGCACTCGGTGGCGAACGCGGTTTATTGCCAACTCTCGACGATGTGCGGCCTTACGTTCTTCTTACCTGTGGCGCATTGCAGTCGAGCAACGGCGCCCGCGATTTCTCGGATGTCAGCTCGGTGGGCGAAGGCCCAAACCGCATCTTCACCGTTGCCGGTCTCGACGAGCAAATGGAGACATTCGCCGCCGACGCGACTCATGCGCCGCCTTTATTTGACATCGAAAATTCGCCGTGGATTGACGCGGCGGATGTCGCACCTCACTTAACAATTTAA